The genomic stretch acaccgcgagcagtactgctcagatgtaaatgtttaaattaaaaggaaaagctgcccgtgcagtaataaaaaaaataatatattgtttttacatcacgacccatgggtcgtgcaagttaaataaatacaaaaagaaaaagaaaaaagactaAGCAGCTGGAGGATCTTGGGGAGTGTCCTGATTGACTACTTCTTCTTCGACTTCCCCTCCTTCCATCCTCGTGGCTAGCGAAATCTCTGGGGAGGTTGGAACCTTGCTCTTTCCTCTTCAGCCAAGCGAGCAGCACAATAAGCCAACTCAGCGTTCCTTTCATTTTCtggaaggtagttgaagttggcaccctgattatgcttccagaagttgtagaagcATCGGAGTGTTGCATTTTTGTACCTTCCCAGGTCCTTGGCATTTGTTAACTTAagctgctctacttggctctTCAGCTTGCCAATGCTTTGGTCCTTGGTGAGTAGTTCCCCCTTGAGCCTTTTTTTTTTGCGCTAGCTAGTCCGGTAGGCCTCATGGTATTCTTCTCTCTGTTTTATGGTACTTTCTAGAGAGGCCTGCTTCTCCACTAGCTGCTCAGCCAACGAGTCCTTCTGCTTAGTCACTACCTCGAGCTCCCCCGCATGCCTTGCCTCgacagcctgaagctcctcagtAAGCTTCAACTCCCGTGCCCAGGACTGCTCGGTGCTTGCGCCCGTGCGTAAAGGAGCGGCCGTCAGAGTCAGCATTGCCTGCAAACAAAAACAAAGGTTAGACTGACTTCAGAAAAAATCAGAATTATTTACAGAAAGGAAGGAAAGTTACTTACACTGGCCATCTCGTTAAGAGCCctattgaggatctggtcgacccccattgcTCTGTTCCAGCCATGGCCTCTTTGCAGCGGTCATGCTTTAGAATTTTGGCAAGTCGATCCTTGGCCGACCTTAGGGCGCGGCTCGATAGTTCTGTTCAGAGAAAAGCCCCCCCAGCCTATTGAGTTTGTTCGGTAGGGGCTGGGGGTGAAGGAGTTCTAGCAGCAGAAGCAGGTGGAGGCAGAATTTACTGTTCGAGAGGAGGCTGGTCGATGGTTTGAGTAAAGGGCCCATCCGCCAAAGGGCCCGTGGCTCGACTCCTCTTAGCCGAAGGCATTTGGCTGGACTCCCTAGAATGTCTCATGGTCGACTTTTTCTTTTGGACCAGGGGGACTTCAGCCTCCTCCTGAGTGCTATAAATATTGAACACATTAGTGGAGTCCATTTCtgcaagaaaaacaaacatgcGAACAGTAAGGCATAGTAAATGACTAAGTATGTTGcatcagaaaaagaaacaaaggaaaattgtaaagtcaaatacccgagctattactactgattgctatactatagactctattagtcatacactcactctctggcatgaagaagtctggccctaagctTAGAGCATATGTAAAATTACCGTCCCCGtcgaataaatgacagggaatgggcaagctatctaagagcaaaataactgtaccattctcGTCAGAGGACTCATCTAAGTGAATGACAGGCTCGgtcgccttttgttttccctttcccAAGGGGGCAAAAGGCCTTTCTGCTGAAGGGGTGCCAACaagttccctgatcgtgaccccagttggtctccttcgAGGAGGAGACACTGGCGgctgctgctcgggttcctcctcagCTGTGGCACTCCCTGCCGTGGACTCCCTCACATTctggtgaggggccaaaaggccaactAGCCTAAAGTTAGCCTCGGTGACCAGAGTGTTGACGCTCTTCTCAACATtagtcatgctggccaacatggcagaccttaacaccatgtctggagtagggtctggtcgcaaccatgggcctgaaaaataTAAGAAGTTTTAAAAGAATGCAAGGAAAAAAGTTAAGTAAAACCAACGACCAATGGAAAAAGAAtattacctcctcgggtgaaggccagattaTTCGCGACCATATCggtcgtgaggaaatactcctgactgtatttccccacgtttgaAATGTGagttgtgtcactcaggaaggttcggctggtttcctggtgacaaaagtagAAAAACCCCGTACCTGACTGCtgggggttagacttgaggtcaaaaagataattgacctcgtgaggagtaggtACGGGTCATTTTTTgtggctgtaaaggatatagagtgcagcaagcattctatatccatttggggtgatttggaaaggggcgactcCAAAATAGTTCACCATCCcttggaagaatggatgaagaggaagggttGCCCCAGCCTctatatggtacctcgaccaggcgctcaGGACACCTCCGGGCAAGTTCGCCCGCTGGTCGTCGGTAGATAGCTTAAGGGTTACCCCAGGAAGGCCATATTTTCGAAAGTAATTGGCTAACATCCTATAGGTTACACGACTGGGTGGGGCAAGATACCAGTCAACGTCAAGAAGAACCGCATATCGAGGATGGGCTCTGGTTTGAATAAGGGGCTTAGGAACATTTCTCTCccgaccactagtcgagggagtCCCAGCCTGCGAACCAGGCTGGGTCGAAGGATTTGAGGggtttttcttcttttgggcGGTAGATTTGACTCGACCCATGTTAACTGGATTTGGTTGAGGTCTTTGAGGAGAGGCTCATGAGAGTGGGATCTCTTGGATTCGTTGTGATGGTTATTCTTCACCCTCGAGCAGCTGCGCGAGCAGATCGTCGTCTATTGGCCtatcacctccccacaaatctagcattaaaagctgcgaacagaaaaagggggaggtgaggatgaaggcCTAaaaaagttggttagaataacgctgctcgtgtataaaactctaacttttatacgaccagcaacattctaacaaaaacttaaattttcatacgaacagtttgaaaaatggatcaaaaagtgaaagtaaaaagttttttctaaaaaagctttttcaactccagaaagggcgggaaaaaccaagtttttcaactagcctaaaaatcgaatttttactttgattttacgccctaaacctatgatctcgactatcaaactggctcATAACTCCTACAGAACAAAtatacactaccctatcaagcattaATCAACAAACGTCCTATTCTCATACATTTTTACCCAAGAACACGAAGCTATTTCAGAGCCTAAAACTAGCATATACTAGCATGCATGGCATGACAAAGGGCATGAAAGTTCAGGAAATTACCTATACGAAGATTGAGAGTTCTGAAAGGATGTAGCTTCGGGCGTGTGAGCAATGGATTCTTGGGACAGCGAAGGATGATCTTCGAAAAAATTTATGGGTTCTGACTTGGGAGTTCTTGGAGTGTTCTTGGCAAGAATTGGCGAGTAACAGGTGAAAAAGTAACTTTAGGGGCTATTTATAATGTCCGAGATATGataaaaaggggtaatcatgagttacctttttcaaggcatggggaagtgtGATAGCCATCAGAAGGCTACTTGGAAatcgaaaaggcatgattggacgtgattaggtcactttTTTGGAGGAGGCACGAATTACTCTGACAAATTTGGTGGGGTAttcgaagggtcagtttcctaaagtttatttattactggtcgtaataaataaacttggggggcaaatgttatccaaaaaacaagtgtggatgacgtggcaagtattttcaacacatggctgacacctggcagagatactgctcgaccatcgaccagggatGTTCCCATGACACAGTGTCTAAGTTttacatacgaccagcctggtcgtatactccgtatatttatgattaattttgtacAGTTGTAATAATAGCCAAGATTATCTCTCCATCATACCTGATTATCCATTTAATTAGGGAAAAATATCTTTGATTGATTCATGTAAtcctcattgagcctataaatagacaagaaatagctcaaggggggatctttttgCTAATTTTTGCTTCTCTCTAGAACTGAGAACAAGAGAACTACATTGCTATTATTCACCGTTGTATtgttcatccctctaaggcttgtgaaactcaagaaccccagTTCTTTAATCACACCTTTGAGActcaatatcaataataacaTAAGTGGACGTAGaccattaccaattcttggggccgaaccactataaatcactgtgttatttacttttctttccattagatcttattcaCTACATTCTATtccatcaagcatttgactctgtgtcagttggccaaaatgagggtcaacaagGAGTTAGTTTGGTAGTTTAGGGcgtgaaatcgaagtaaaaattcgatttctaagcttgtagaaaaaaccgggtttttcccgccctttcagagtcgaaaagtttttcctgaaaaacttttcacttatgCTTTTTAATcctttttccaaactgttcgcttgaAATGTAGTGGTTTTtgtcagaatgctgctggtcgtataaaagcctaacttttatacacgagcagcgttattcTAACTTTTAAACATCTTGATGATTTTGAccattagattctcatctccccttttctattTGCAAACTTTCATggaagatccgtggggaggtgagaggccaatcgacgatgatttgctggcccaactgctcgaggatgaGGAGCAACAATCGTTGCTAATCCCAGAGATCCCTTTTTCTTGTATCACCCTAAACAATCCATCGACCCCacctcaaaacatgggtcgagtaaagtccaaaGTCCAAAAAAAGAAACAATCCACTCCTCCTTCAagtcagcctgctcctcgggttgAAATTCCTTCAACCAGTGATCGAGAAGAAAATAACCCTGACCCAGAAATCCAAAACCAAGCCCAACTTTGAAACGTCATTTGACCAGATGTCAAATGGTACGTTGCTCCTCCTAGACAAGTATCAGTTAGGATGATAGCCAACTATATCAGGAAGTACGGGCTTCCAGAGATAACCTTAGTCCAACCCACCTGAGACCAAAGGGAAaacctgcctggaggcgccttcaacgcctggtcgaggtatcatattgaggcaggggcaaccttgtcTCTTCAttctttcttccaaggagtggccaactattttgaggTCGCTCCTTTCTAAAttaccccaaatgggtatagaatgctctccgcactctatatcctttatagtcataagaagtggcctgttcctacaccacacgaggtcaactacctgttcgacctcaaatccaaccccaaccaagaaaatacgGAGTTCTTTCATCTTTTCCACCAGGAAACGACCTGCACTTTCCTAAGTGATACCACCTTTAAATCCAATGTGGgaaagtaccatctagagtactttttgactcctgacatggtcgccaacaacctagccttcacccaatGAGGTAACTTCTTCGTTTtcctggtcgtttattttccttgtattttatcCACATTCTTTTTAGAAAATTAGCATATTTCAGGTCCATGGTTGTGTCcggctcctactccagaaatggaggttCGAGCAGCGCTAttggccagtatgactgacgtagagaagagcgtcaaaaagctggtcactgaagccaacctGAGACTGGTCGGGCTTCTAGCACCTCACCAgaatgtgagggagtcaacggcgggGAGTGCAACCGGCAAGgaaattcccgagcagcacctagatgtgtcgcaacctcaaaggaggagaccaactggcatgacaatcagggaaccttccagcactctACGAGTGGGCGTGCCTCCTGCCCCTTTGGGGAAGGGAAAGAAAAAAGCTTCTAAACCCCTCACAACTATCAACGAGTATTTGGATGAGATCGGTACTGATctttcgctcttagatagtttgccaattccctgtcacttatttgacggggatgacaactttaagtacactcccaatttagattcagacttcttcatgccagagagtgagtgtaacactagtagagtatataatgtagcgaccaataatgatagctcgggtattttacttgcaATTTCCTTTGTTTCCTTTTCTGACATATCACACTCATTTATTTATACTGTCTAACTGTTCATGTACTTGCCTTCTTGCAGACATGCCATCCGAAGACATGTTCGATTTCTACAGTGCACCTGATGCTCCTGCGAGAAAGAAAAAGGCGAGCAGGAGGCATCGCGGGGAGTGCAGGAAAGATCCTCTGCCTAAGAAGGCCCACATTGAGTACCCTCCAGCGGCTGGTCCTTCAAAAAACACAACATTACCTCCATCTCCCGTCGAGCAGCAAGCCCCGCCTACACCGGTCGGGTCGACCCCTTCCCCATCGGCTCCTGTTGACCAGACTCAGCCAGCTGCCCCTGCTCCAACAGGGGATGACATATCGAGCCACACTCTAAGATCGGCCAAGGACAGGATGACAAGGATCCTGAGGCATGAGCGCAACCGTGAAGCCATGGCTGGGACTGAGTTGATGGAGGTTGACCAGATCCTGAACCATGCCCTAAACGAGCTTGCCATTGTAAGTTGTTTCTTCCTGTTGAGACTCAATctttttatctattatagtcatattaATCTTTGGTTCTGATTGCAGGCAATGCTGATCGTAACTGCCAACCGACTCCGTTCGGGGGTCATTACCGAGCAATCCAAAGCATCCGAGCAATGGCATGCTGAGGATATTAAGGTCGTTGAAGGGAAATACAAAGAGCAGCTTGAGGTGGCTCAAAAGGCAAACACGgcattgctcgaggagaaaaatagCCTGGTTGAGGAGATGGAGCGAAAGCAGGCTGCTTTGAACAAAGTtattgaggccaaggagaaataCAAAGATTCCCACCTCAACAATTTTCAAGAGGCCAAAAGACTCGAGGCAGGCCTGATCGAGAGCAGGAAAGAGGCTGACCAGTTGGAGGCTCGCATCAACGAGCTCGAGAAAACCAACGCCAACAATCTTGAGAGGTACAAGGGTGCCACGTCCAAATGCTTTtatgatttctggaaacacaaccaaggggccAAATTCAGCTATCTTTCCGAGTG from Humulus lupulus chromosome 5, drHumLupu1.1, whole genome shotgun sequence encodes the following:
- the LOC133778870 gene encoding uncharacterized protein LOC133778870; protein product: MPSEDMFDFYSAPDAPARKKKASRRHRGECRKDPLPKKAHIEYPPAAGPSKNTTLPPSPVEQQAPPTPVGSTPSPSAPVDQTQPAAPAPTGDDISSHTLRSAKDRMTRILRHERNREAMAGTELMEVDQILNHALNELAIAMLIVTANRLRSGVITEQSKASEQWHAEDIKVVEGKYKEQLEVAQKANTALLEEKNSLVEEMERKQAALNKVIEAKEKYKDSHLNNFQEAKRLEAGLIESRKEADQLEARINELEKTNANNLERYKGATSKCFYDFWKHNQGAKFSYLSECMRQIEIARCVARLKEEERAKTPTSPEISLATGVEGAENVAEAAVD